The nucleotide sequence CCGGATGAGCGTCAGCCTCCGTCGCAGGTTGCTGATCTGTGCGTGGAGCAGATCCTCACCTCTCTCCAGCCAGTCCTTGTGAAGCTGGCGGATGAGGGCCGCGAGGTGGAGGAAGCGATTCGTGAAGGACAGGAAGAGCAGGCTGATCGCGGGGAACAGCAGGGCGGGCGTGGAGACTTCCAAGGTCACGCCACGGGTCTATAGCCCCAGGCGTCCCGTGGCAATCGCGGTCGCCTTTCGGAAACAAAGAAGCCATCTCCGGAATGGAGATGGCTTCGTGCAATTCTGGCGGACTGCTTCAGAAGTTGAAGCGGATGCCGGCACCGACGCCGACGTCGTCGAGGTCATCGACATTCGCGCCGAAGAGGCTGACGTCATCCAGCCACATGTAGCGTGCGCCGGCATAGACCTCGAAGGTCTCGGACACGTTGTAAACCACACCGGCGAAGCCCTGGAGCGTCAGCACCCAGTCGTCGTCGCTCAGCGGGCCGGCATTTACGTCAACGTAGGAAGCACCTGCACCAGCGCCGACATAGAAGCCGAACTTCTCGGTGAACTTGTACTCATACTTGTAGTTCAGCGTGACCGGCACCACGTCCACGTCGGTCGAGAACGGGAAGAAGAAAGAAGGGCTCTCGTCCTGACCGATCCAACCGGACTCAAGGAAGAGGGACGAGCCATTGCCAAAGTCATAGCCGACGTGGCCGTTGTAGAAGGCTTCCTCCGCATCGGTCAGGTAGTCCACACCGGCACCGAGATACCATCCGATGTGATCGGGATTGGTCATCGGCGAGGAATAGGTCTGCGGACTGGTGGCGACGGCATCACCCGCGTGGGCGGCGGTGATGGAGAGCGCGAGTGCCGATGCG is from Luteolibacter flavescens and encodes:
- a CDS encoding outer membrane protein, which gives rise to MKYTTLLASALALSITAAHAGDAVATSPQTYSSPMTNPDHIGWYLGAGVDYLTDAEEAFYNGHVGYDFGNGSSLFLESGWIGQDESPSFFFPFSTDVDVVPVTLNYKYEYKFTEKFGFYVGAGAGASYVDVNAGPLSDDDWVLTLQGFAGVVYNVSETFEVYAGARYMWLDDVSLFGANVDDLDDVGVGAGIRFNF